DNA sequence from the Halococcus salsus genome:
GTCGAGCGGAGCTCCGCCCGCGAGAGCCCGCCGGCGAAGCTGTGGAGTTCGCGTTTGAGGACGAGGAGCAACGACGAAACCACCGCGACCGTCACGCCCTCGATGACGTAGCCCGCGGCGACCAGCGCGCCGACGCCGTAGGCCACCAGCATCGAGACCGAGGTGGTGAGCGAGAGCCCGAAATCCACGTCACGCAGTCCCCTGATGGCGAGCACGGTTCCCAGAACGATGACCAGCAGCCCGCCGACCGCGACGAGCGCGGGGTAGTCGAGGATGGTGAAGACCGCTCCGAGGAGGCTGATCAGCGAGAACGTCCGGATGCCCGCGGGTTTGTCCGACCACTCGCGTTCGAGCCCGAGGAAGAGCCCGAGCGCCGCCGCGAGGACGAGATGCGCGACGGGGTTCGAGAGCGGGACCGCGAACTGCGCGACGGGAGTCACTGTTGGTGTGATCGAACCTCGGTGGGATATAAACCTCCGTCGACGCTCCGTCGTCCTATCCCGTCGGGTCCCGCCCTCCCCGTCCCCGCCGTCACCGCTCGGCTCGCTTCCCGGGGGGCACGTTCGTCGCGACCAATTCGTCGACCTCGTCCCGATTGTCGGCGTCGCTGTTGATCGCGCGCGTCGCACCCACGAGCGCCACGTCGAACCCCCGTCGTTCGTACCGCTCGGCCAGCACGCCGCTGTTGCTCAGGACGACGTGCACACCGCGCTCGTCGAGCGCCGCCGCGGTGTCGAGGAGCCGGTCCTGGTCGTCCCGCCCGAACCCGCTCGCGCTGTAGTCGGTGAACGACGCGGTTGGGCTCATCGGTTCGTAGGGAGGATCGAAGTAGACCAGATCGCCCGGCTCGGCCGCGTCGAGCACGTACTCGAAGTCCTCGTTTCGAACCTCGGTGTCGGCGAGCACGCGACTCGCCGCGTGGATCGCCTCGCGCCGCACCCAGTCGGGGTTGGCGTACCGCCCGATCGGGACGTTGAACCTCCCACTACGGTTCTCCCGGTAGAGCCCGTTGTAGCCCGTTCGGTTGAGATAACACAGCAGGGCGGCCTCCTCCAGCGGGTCGAACGCCTCGCCCGCCGGCCGGCGGTTGAACTGCGCGCGTTTCTGGTAGTAGTAGTTCTCGATCGCCTTTCCTTTTCGATCGGTCTCCGCGAACGGTTCGTCCGGGACGGGGTCGGCCTCCGGATCGTCGAACGATTCGAGCCGCGCGACGAGCCCGTCCGGTCTGTCCCGGACCTGCCGATAGAAGTTGACGAGCCGGGGGTTGGTGTCGTTGACCGTTCCGCCCTCGGGCGTGAGGTCGAAGAAGAGCGCGCCACCGCCGAGGAACGGCTCGTGGTAGCGGTCGTAGCCCCGCGGGAACCGGTCGTAGATCGCATCGAGGAGCTGCCGTTTCCCGCCGGCCCACTTCAGGATCGGTCTCGCCATTCGATGTCGGATCTGCTCCGCTCCGCCTCATAAACGACCCGCTCGACCGCGCCGAACGGATCCGGGTCTCAGGGCTCGTCCTCGTCGACGAACCCGAGCCCCGCGGGTGCGGCGGGGGCGACGAGCGGGCTCTCGGGCAGCCCCGTCTGGGGTTCCGGCGCGTTGTAACCGCCGGGCGCGACGTCGTTCGGGCCGTCGGGGTAGAACAGCGACGCCATCGTCTGGATGTGCTCGCGGCCCACGTCGAGCTCGAACTGGCCGCCGCCGTAACACTGGATGTCGCGTTCGAGGGCGTACTCGATGCTGTCGAACAGCGACTCCACGGTGCCGAACCGGGACGGTTTAACGTTGAGCCAGCGCGGCTCGAACGGCAGCGACTCGATGGACGCCACACCCGTGATGGGATGGTCCCAGCTCACCCTGCCCTCCTCGCCGTCGAAGAGCTCGCGGGTCTCCTCGGTGAGTCGCGGATCCTCGATCACCCCCTCGGGGAAGCCGTCGAGCACGCGCCGGTAGTTCTCGCGGTCGACCGGGTTGTCCACCGCCGTCCCCTCGTAGTCGCCTTTCAGGTCGAGGATGCGGACCGCGCCGGTGGCCGCGAGGCTCTCGATCAGGTCGTCGGTCCAGTCCGGTGTCGGATCGAGTTTGAACTCCGCGTCGGGCTGGATCTCGAGCCACCGTTCGACGCGCTCGGTGGTCGGTGGATCGCTGAGCCGGGTGCTGATGACGAACCGAACGGGGTTGTACCGCCGGTCGAGCGCGCTCCCGAGGTCCGTTTCGGCCTGGCGGAGCGCCAAGTCGAGCGCGGCGCTTTCGAGCCCCCACCGGCGGTAGTACTGGAAGTCCGCCCGCTCGGGCTCGCGACCGACGAACAGGTCGCGCTCGTCGAGCGCGTCCGAGAACGAATCCAGCGTGTACTCGCCGGCGAGGTTCCAGGTGGGATTGGCCTCGGCCAGCGCGTCGTGTTCGTCGGTCTCGTAGGTCACGTCCTCGCCGCGACCCACGTGACCGTCGCCGGCGAGCGAGAACACCGTCGTCGCGCGGGCGAACCCGCTCGACGTTTCGCGCTCGCGGCGCTCGAACGAACTCTCCTCGACCGACAGCGGGAGGTCGGCGACCCGGTCGTAGAACGACATGGGAGTGGGTTCGCGGTACCGAAGCATGACGGTTCCGGCGGCTTCAGGCCCTCGTCACGACCACCGCCCTCCGGGTCGAACCGGTTCAGGAGCGCTCCCGACTCACACCGGCCAGGATTCTCGGGTGTAGGCCATCTCCCAGAAGGCGGCTTCGAGCCGGGCACTCCGCTCGAACGCCGTCCGCATCGCGTCGCGTTCGCCCGGGTACTCCTCGGCACACTCGTTCACGAACGCCCGCATCCACGCGACCGTCTCGCGGAACTCGTCGCTCGTGTACTTCTCGATGAAGGGCGTGTAGCGGTGGTCGTCGGTCGCGATCGTGGCCATGTGGTCGGCGATATCGAGGTAGCCCTGGCCGCAGGGGTAGACCGCCGCGCTGATCTCGGCGAACGAACCCTGGTGGGCGACCCGGAGGAGGTAGTTCGTGTACGCGACGCAGGTCGGCGTCTTCTCGACCGTTTCGAGGTCACCGGGAGCGAGTCCGTAGTCGGCGGCGAACTCCCGGTGGAGGTCGAGTTCGGTCGCGAGAGTGGTGTGTGCGATCCCGAGCAGTCGGGTCATCGTCGTCTCGTCGCGGGCCCGGACACCCGCGATGGCGAACGTACGGGCGTAGTCGAGGAGGTACCGGTAGTCCTGTTCGACCCAGTGTCGGAAGGCGGCCTCGTCGAGGCTCCCCTCGGCGAGTTCGCCCACGAACGGATGGGCCTTCTGTGCGTCCCAGAGCGCCGCGTGCGAATCGAGGAGGTCGTCGCTGAACGCCATACGCGCACCTCGTTGTCGACCCACATATGCTTTGATGGTACCACCAGATAATAACAGCTTGAAGTGTCGCGATATGCCTGAAAGTACGTGATCCTCGGCACGTGCCGGCGAAATCTTTAGTAGTTGGCGGGGGACAACTGTGGTGTCATGACGGACTCATCTGAGACGGCGGACGAGACCGATCCGGTCACGATCGACGTCGAGACGGGCGAGAGCGAGCACGACGAGCCGGTCGCCGAGGAATCCGAAGGAGAATCGGAGGAGGGACCGCGAGCGATCGCCTTCGAGAAGGCGGTCGAAAAACTGGCACCCGACTTCGAGATCGACGGTCGGAAGGGCGAGACCATCACGGACCTCGAAACCACCGAAACCGAGGACGGTCGCCAGGTCGTCGCCACGGTCGAGACGTCGCGCTCGACCATGCTGAGCCACCGGGTGGCGAGCGCGAAACGAACGGGCCGACGCGTCGGCATCCGTGCCGCCTTCCTCGGGGCGCTGGCCGCGGTCGTGTACGCCGTGTTCGCCGGCCGACGGCGGGTCGGCGGGAGCGACACCGACGACGCCCCGTTCGACGACCCGGTGGACGACGACGACGTCTCCATCGAGTAATCGAACGGTCTCGATCGACCGAGTACGCCTCTTTTCGAGCGGGACAACGAACGACGGGAAGTGAGTAACACGGACCGGGTGACTGGATCAGCCTCACTCCCCACCGAACCTCCACTGTTCTTCATAATAAAACCATCGTGGATACGGTAGCAATCAAGTCCGGCCGTCGCCCGCCGGGGTCGGCCGAGATATAAGTCGTCGTCGACCGTGGGTGGGGTATGCCGATCTATACGGGCCGTGGCGACGAGGGGCTGACCGACCTCCGAACCATGGACCGCGTCCCGAAGACGAGCCCTCGGATCGAGAGCTACGGCACCGTTGACGAGGTGAACGCCCTCGTCGGGCGGGTGCGCCCGACGGCCTACGAGGACGTCGACGACCACCTTCGCGCGGTCCAGAACCACCTCCACGTCGTCCAGGCCGACTTCGCGAACCCCGACCCCGACGACGGCGACCCGCAGATGGACGGGGACCGGGTCGAGGCGCTGGAGATCTGGATGGACGCCTACGACGACGAACTCGAACCGCTCCGGTCGTTCATCCTCCCCGGCGGCGGGGACAACGGCGCGCGACTCCACCACGCCCGGGCGGTCTGCCGGCGGGCCGAACGCCGCGCGGTCGCGCTCGCCGAGGAGGAACCCGTCAACGAGCACGCGCTGGTCTACCTCAACCGGCTCTCGGACCTCCTGTTCACCCTCGCGCGCGTCGTGAACCAGCGCGACGGGGTGAGCGAGGAAGCGCCCGACTACTGAAGACAACGCTTATGATTCGCGGTCGGAAAGGGCGGGTGAAGGGTCGGTGATCTAGGCTGGTTATGATACCTCCTTCACACGGAGGAAGTCGGCGGTTCAAATCCGCCCCGACCCATGAGCATTTTCGCGGTGCGCAGCGGAGCGAAAACGCGCAACGGGGAGGAAGGATTTGAACCTAGGAGCGGGAGGTAAGCGAAGCGAACGGGAGCGACTGTGGTTCAAATCCGCCCCGACCGGTCCTGCACTGTCTCCGCGGTATTGTGGATAGGTTCCTCGATAAGAGTCAGCGGTCGCCGCTCCTTGACAATAACTGGTTCAAAAGTTTTCCTCTCGCGATTGCGCCACGCTCTCTCGAATTCATCCACTCGATCACCCGGCACCACTGATTTTGTATCGCAACAAAACGTTTATCGATCGCTCGCTAGTGGCGGTCGCATGGACGAAACGCACGGCTACGCCCACCTCTCGGAGGTCGTCCTCCACTACGTCGAGGCGGGCGACCCCACGGACCCGCTCGTCGTCCTCCTCCACGGCTTTCCGGAGTTCTGGTACGCTTGGCGACACCAGATCGACCACCTCGCCGCCGCGGGCTATCACGTCCTCGCGCCCGACATGCGGGGCTACAACCGCTCGTCGAAACCACCCGGCATCGAGCCGTATCGCCTGACCCACCTCACGCGGGACGTGGTCGAACTGATCCGAGGTACGGAGCACGAGCGCGCCACGGTGGTCGGGCACGACTGGGGCGGTGTCGTAGCCTGGGAACTCGCCCATCGCCATCCCGACGTTCTCGACCGGCTCGCCGTCTGCAACGCGCCGCACCTCGATGCCCTCGCGCGCGAACTCCGCTCGCCGCGACAGATCCGGCGCTCGTGGTACGCCGGGGCCTTCCAGATCCCGAAGCTTCCCGAACTCTTCCTCGAACGAGGCGAGTACGGCTGGCTCCGGCGGCTCCTCGAAACCGGCCCGACGAACCCCGAGGCGTTCTCGACGGGCGACGTCCAGCGCTATCGCCGCGCGATAGCCCGACCGGGGGCGCTCCGGGCGGCGCTCAACTACTACCGCGCGCTCGTCCGAACGCGACTTCGCCGTCGTCTCGGCCGGCTCGACCCGCCCGACCGGACCACGCGAACGGACGTGCCGACGCTACTGATCTGGGGCGACCGCGACGCCGCGCTCGGGGTCGGTCTGACGCGCGGGCTCGACCGCTGGGTCTCGAACCTCCGCATCGAGCACCTCCCGGACGCGAGCCACTGGGTCCAGAACGACGCGCCGGACCGGGTGAACGAGCTCTTGTGCGAGTTCCTCGAAGAGGACGTATGAGCGACGAGGACGGCGATCCGCAGGCGTGGGAGACGTTGAGCACCGAGACGGCCTACGACTGCCCGGCGTTCGAGGTCGTCCACGAGTCGGTCCGACTGCCGGACGGCACCGAGACGGGGTTCGACACCGTTCGTGAACCCGAGGCGGTCGTGATGCTGGCGTTCACGCCGGCGGGCGAGGTCGTCGTCATCGAGGAGTGGCGGCAGGCGGTCGGACGAATCAATCGCGGTCTGCCGGCGGGCACCGTCGAACCCGGTGAGGACCCCGAGGTCGCGGCGCAACGCGAACTCGAAGAGGAGACGGGCTACGTCGCCGAGCGTGTCGAACGGCTCACCACCGTCGAGCCGCTGAACGGGCTCGCGAACTCCGTCCACCACCACTTCGTCGCCCACGACTGTCGGTCGACGGGCGAGCGAAACCTCGACGACGACGAATCGATCCGGGT
Encoded proteins:
- a CDS encoding DNA adenine methylase, producing MARPILKWAGGKRQLLDAIYDRFPRGYDRYHEPFLGGGALFFDLTPEGGTVNDTNPRLVNFYRQVRDRPDGLVARLESFDDPEADPVPDEPFAETDRKGKAIENYYYQKRAQFNRRPAGEAFDPLEEAALLCYLNRTGYNGLYRENRSGRFNVPIGRYANPDWVRREAIHAASRVLADTEVRNEDFEYVLDAAEPGDLVYFDPPYEPMSPTASFTDYSASGFGRDDQDRLLDTAAALDERGVHVVLSNSGVLAERYERRGFDVALVGATRAINSDADNRDEVDELVATNVPPGKRAER
- the tenA gene encoding thiaminase II, which codes for MAFSDDLLDSHAALWDAQKAHPFVGELAEGSLDEAAFRHWVEQDYRYLLDYARTFAIAGVRARDETTMTRLLGIAHTTLATELDLHREFAADYGLAPGDLETVEKTPTCVAYTNYLLRVAHQGSFAEISAAVYPCGQGYLDIADHMATIATDDHRYTPFIEKYTSDEFRETVAWMRAFVNECAEEYPGERDAMRTAFERSARLEAAFWEMAYTRESWPV
- a CDS encoding cob(I)yrinic acid a,c-diamide adenosyltransferase yields the protein MPIYTGRGDEGLTDLRTMDRVPKTSPRIESYGTVDEVNALVGRVRPTAYEDVDDHLRAVQNHLHVVQADFANPDPDDGDPQMDGDRVEALEIWMDAYDDELEPLRSFILPGGGDNGARLHHARAVCRRAERRAVALAEEEPVNEHALVYLNRLSDLLFTLARVVNQRDGVSEEAPDY
- a CDS encoding alpha/beta fold hydrolase, translated to MDETHGYAHLSEVVLHYVEAGDPTDPLVVLLHGFPEFWYAWRHQIDHLAAAGYHVLAPDMRGYNRSSKPPGIEPYRLTHLTRDVVELIRGTEHERATVVGHDWGGVVAWELAHRHPDVLDRLAVCNAPHLDALARELRSPRQIRRSWYAGAFQIPKLPELFLERGEYGWLRRLLETGPTNPEAFSTGDVQRYRRAIARPGALRAALNYYRALVRTRLRRRLGRLDPPDRTTRTDVPTLLIWGDRDAALGVGLTRGLDRWVSNLRIEHLPDASHWVQNDAPDRVNELLCEFLEEDV
- a CDS encoding NUDIX hydrolase; its protein translation is MSDEDGDPQAWETLSTETAYDCPAFEVVHESVRLPDGTETGFDTVREPEAVVMLAFTPAGEVVVIEEWRQAVGRINRGLPAGTVEPGEDPEVAAQRELEEETGYVAERVERLTTVEPLNGLANSVHHHFVAHDCRSTGERNLDDDESIRVETADYDDLLSALATDDLRDGRSALCLLYYNRFDESER